One window of the Acidobacteriota bacterium genome contains the following:
- a CDS encoding HAD-IA family hydrolase, which translates to MAAARHFRTFLFDLDGTLIDSIPLIMASFRHTMRTHLGAVPDDTAWRAGFGTPLRPQLRKFARDDEHASRMVDTYRAYTDAHHDRLLKSYAGIEGALGALRGAGAQLAVVTSKTHALARRGLARCGLEEFFGVLIGADDVREHKPHPAPVLAALGRLSADPADAIFIGDSPHDIEAGRAAGVQTAAALWGPFPREALAQALPHHWLAEPTRIAALAR; encoded by the coding sequence GTGGCCGCCGCGCGACACTTTCGTACCTTCCTCTTCGACCTCGACGGGACGCTCATCGATTCGATCCCGCTCATCATGGCGTCGTTCCGCCACACGATGCGGACGCACCTGGGGGCCGTGCCGGACGACACGGCCTGGCGGGCCGGCTTCGGCACGCCGCTCCGGCCGCAGCTTCGCAAGTTCGCGCGGGACGACGAGCATGCCTCGCGAATGGTCGATACCTACCGCGCCTATACCGACGCGCATCACGATCGGCTCCTGAAGTCCTACGCGGGCATAGAGGGTGCGCTCGGCGCACTCCGCGGCGCGGGCGCGCAACTGGCCGTCGTCACCAGCAAGACGCACGCGCTGGCCCGCCGCGGTCTGGCGCGCTGCGGGCTGGAGGAGTTCTTCGGCGTACTGATCGGCGCCGACGACGTGCGGGAGCACAAGCCGCACCCCGCGCCGGTGCTGGCGGCATTGGGCCGACTCTCGGCCGATCCGGCCGACGCGATCTTCATCGGCGATTCGCCCCACGATATCGAGGCCGGGCGTGCCGCCGGGGTGCAGACCGCGGCCGCCCTCTGGGGGCCGTTCCCGCGCGAGGCGCTGGCGCAGGCGTTGCCGCATCACTGGCTTGCCGAGCCGACCCGCATCGCCGCGCTTGCACGGTGA
- a CDS encoding methylated-DNA--[protein]-cysteine S-methyltransferase produces the protein MPRSYHDFDTPIGTLRLVGDERHLERVDLPNTAVRQPDAGWREKRSALPAALHAAKRQLVEYFDGTRRDFDLPLAPDGTAFQCQVWEELRRISYGKTISYGELARRIGKPTASRAVGAANGRNPLAIVVPCHRVVGADGTLTGYGGGLSVKQALLSLERRVAGKAVLLQY, from the coding sequence ATGCCCAGGTCGTACCATGACTTCGACACGCCCATCGGTACTCTGCGGCTGGTTGGCGACGAGCGACACCTCGAACGCGTCGACCTGCCGAACACGGCGGTTCGTCAACCGGATGCGGGATGGCGCGAGAAACGCAGTGCGCTGCCCGCCGCGCTGCACGCGGCGAAGCGCCAGTTGGTGGAGTACTTCGACGGGACCCGCCGCGATTTCGACCTGCCGCTCGCTCCCGACGGCACCGCGTTCCAGTGCCAGGTATGGGAGGAGCTCCGCCGAATCTCGTACGGCAAGACCATCTCCTATGGCGAGCTGGCTCGCCGCATCGGCAAGCCGACCGCGTCACGCGCGGTGGGCGCGGCGAACGGCAGGAACCCGCTCGCCATCGTCGTGCCCTGCCACCGTGTCGTCGGCGCCGACGGCACGCTCACCGGCTACGGCGGCGGCCTGTCGGTCAAGCAAGCGCTCCTCTCCCTTGAACGCCGCGTAGCCGGCAAGGCTGTGCTTCTGCAGTACTGA
- a CDS encoding PaaI family thioesterase encodes MESHSTVSPALPPGYEPYAYEDPFEDHVGPLGYKIEGNRISFAFQADGRHANTSGTLHGGMLMTFADFALCLTAVWDQPGEKCVTVSCNCEFVAASEPGQLIEAAGEVVRRTRSLTFVRGQISTGDRVLMNYSAIVKRIPGGRPPAAG; translated from the coding sequence ATGGAGTCGCACTCGACGGTGAGTCCCGCGCTGCCCCCCGGCTACGAGCCCTACGCCTACGAGGATCCCTTCGAGGACCACGTCGGGCCCCTGGGCTACAAGATCGAGGGAAACCGGATCTCGTTCGCATTCCAGGCGGACGGCCGGCACGCCAACACCAGCGGCACGCTGCACGGCGGCATGCTGATGACCTTCGCCGACTTCGCGCTGTGCCTGACCGCGGTCTGGGATCAGCCGGGGGAAAAATGCGTCACGGTGTCCTGCAACTGCGAATTCGTGGCCGCGAGCGAGCCGGGCCAGTTGATCGAGGCGGCCGGCGAGGTGGTGCGCCGGACGCGCTCGCTGACTTTCGTGCGCGGGCAGATCTCTACCGGCGACCGGGTTCTCATGAACTACAGCGCCATCGTCAAGCGGATTCCGGGCGGCCGTCCGCCGGCCGCGGGCTGA
- a CDS encoding BamA/TamA family outer membrane protein — translation MTRRRCPNRMPGAFLTAAVALAPILTPLPPGLLAQAPPPETVVDLRIHGNHTMPDAEVLALAGVAVGDVVDQVAVDAITERLEASGRFQEVEVRKRYRSLTATDRIALIIVVRERPRASIRNPVVRSLARLAGQSMWLPVLRYDEGYGVSYGARFSLVDVLGEGSRVSVPATWGGDKRVTMEVERPLSRGSDRVRAGGSHGRRTHPYFGVEDRRTRAWVGFDRDLGNGLRAGAEAAWEDVGFVGPADRLTRLTVGLDFDGVSAGAFPRDDVKLRAAVERMGIAGRSGAVIRPRIDAQAFKGVGGQAVLAARFLFEGASAALPPYEKALLGGGGNLRGWRVGAKVGDRLAAASIELRLPLGSPISMGNAGVRFFYDTAAVYDAGRSLSDQRFVKGAGAGVFLTVPFGSLHLDAGHDFRGSVRIHAGAGLGF, via the coding sequence ATGACTCGACGTCGCTGTCCGAACCGCATGCCCGGCGCGTTCCTCACAGCGGCGGTCGCTCTTGCGCCCATTCTCACGCCTCTCCCACCCGGCCTTCTTGCTCAGGCGCCGCCGCCGGAGACGGTCGTCGATCTCCGGATCCATGGCAACCACACCATGCCGGACGCCGAGGTGCTGGCGCTCGCCGGTGTCGCGGTCGGGGACGTCGTCGACCAGGTCGCCGTCGATGCCATCACCGAGCGCCTCGAAGCCAGCGGGCGCTTCCAGGAGGTCGAGGTGCGCAAGCGATACCGCTCGCTCACCGCGACGGACCGCATCGCGCTGATCATCGTGGTGCGGGAGCGGCCGCGGGCATCGATTCGGAACCCGGTGGTGCGATCGCTCGCCCGCCTTGCCGGGCAGTCGATGTGGTTGCCCGTCCTGCGCTACGACGAAGGGTACGGGGTCTCCTACGGCGCGCGTTTCAGCCTCGTGGATGTGTTGGGGGAAGGGAGCCGGGTGTCGGTGCCGGCGACCTGGGGAGGCGACAAGCGCGTGACGATGGAGGTGGAGAGACCGCTGTCCCGCGGGTCCGACCGCGTGCGGGCCGGCGGGTCGCACGGACGCCGGACGCATCCGTACTTCGGGGTCGAGGATCGGCGGACGCGGGCCTGGGTCGGCTTCGATCGCGATCTGGGGAACGGACTGCGCGCGGGCGCGGAGGCGGCGTGGGAAGATGTCGGGTTCGTCGGTCCGGCCGACCGGCTCACGCGGCTGACCGTCGGTCTGGATTTCGACGGCGTCTCGGCCGGCGCGTTCCCGCGCGACGACGTGAAGCTGCGCGCCGCGGTCGAGCGGATGGGAATCGCGGGACGATCGGGCGCCGTCATCCGGCCGCGCATCGACGCGCAGGCGTTCAAGGGGGTGGGAGGACAGGCGGTTCTGGCTGCGCGCTTCCTGTTCGAGGGGGCCTCCGCGGCATTGCCGCCCTACGAGAAGGCCCTGCTGGGCGGCGGCGGCAACCTGCGCGGGTGGCGGGTGGGCGCAAAGGTGGGAGATCGCCTCGCGGCGGCCTCGATCGAGCTCCGGTTGCCGCTGGGCTCGCCGATTTCCATGGGGAACGCCGGGGTGCGCTTCTTCTACGACACGGCCGCCGTGTACGACGCCGGGCGGTCCCTGAGCGACCAGCGGTTCGTGAAGGGGGCCGGCGCCGGCGTCTTCCTGACCGTACCTTTCGGCAGCCTGCACCTCGACGCCGGGCACGATTTCCGCGGCTCGGTGCGGATCCACGCCGGCGCCGGGCTCGGCTTCTGA
- a CDS encoding PQQ-binding-like beta-propeller repeat protein — MRTMRAATYNSHLTALQLEETMMRDRNVSVGAVACAFVLVLSCAVTSALAQQGAVDGQWRAYAADNGATKYSPLDQIGAGNVDQLQIAWTRPTVDQSILDVVPNLGYNNANRSTPLMVDGVAYAPNAVGLVEAWDPATGETIWVQQPFEEGPAGFRGAGHRGIAFWTDGTQRRIIAHRGEWLYALDPATGEPYRDFGDNGRVDLKTGLAEGARYRWGGAPTVVRDTVVMGQSMGDTFFTKEDIRGDVRAFDVRTGDLKWVFHTIPQAGEYGTQTWGDGSWEYSGHAPVWSLFAADEELGYVYMPTSSATNDMYGGHRPGDNLFSQSIVCVDVETGERVWHYQLVHHGLWDYDIPAAPILADLTVDGRDVKAVIQITKQAFAFAFDRVTGEPIWPIEERPVPQSNTPGEVTSPTQPFPTKPPAFDRQGATVENLIDFTPELREEALEIVERYTIGPMFTPPSVRGAGPNDNQGTIQLPGSQGGADVQGAAFDPETNYLYIPSITSPFVADILEGNPDRTNLAYIKGTRQWIGGPRGLPLFKPPYGRITAFDMNTGEEVWMVPNGHGPTDHPAIAHLNLGRLGSPGRPGPLLTKTLLFIGEGSDVGIRAGGRVMDGMPLNIVTNYGEPWFRAYDKATGDVVWEMELEAGTTGVPMTYLHEGKQYIVVPIGGREVPGQWVALSLP; from the coding sequence ATGCGGACGATGCGCGCAGCGACCTATAATTCGCATCTGACCGCTCTGCAATTGGAGGAAACGATGATGCGCGATCGCAATGTTTCTGTCGGCGCCGTGGCCTGTGCGTTCGTTCTCGTCCTGTCCTGCGCCGTCACGTCCGCGCTCGCCCAGCAGGGGGCGGTCGACGGGCAGTGGCGCGCCTACGCCGCCGACAACGGCGCAACGAAGTACTCGCCGCTGGACCAGATCGGTGCCGGCAACGTGGATCAGTTGCAGATCGCCTGGACGCGCCCGACGGTCGACCAGTCGATCCTCGACGTGGTTCCGAATCTCGGCTACAACAACGCCAACCGCTCGACGCCGCTGATGGTCGACGGCGTCGCCTACGCGCCGAACGCGGTCGGCCTGGTCGAGGCCTGGGATCCGGCGACCGGCGAGACGATCTGGGTGCAGCAGCCCTTCGAGGAGGGGCCGGCGGGCTTCCGAGGAGCGGGCCACCGCGGCATCGCCTTCTGGACCGACGGGACCCAGCGGCGCATCATCGCCCACCGTGGCGAGTGGCTGTACGCGCTCGACCCGGCGACCGGCGAGCCGTATCGCGACTTCGGCGACAACGGACGGGTCGATTTGAAGACCGGCCTGGCCGAGGGGGCGCGCTACCGCTGGGGCGGCGCGCCGACCGTCGTCCGCGACACGGTCGTGATGGGCCAGTCGATGGGCGACACGTTCTTCACGAAGGAGGACATCCGCGGCGACGTGCGCGCGTTCGATGTCCGCACCGGCGATTTGAAGTGGGTCTTCCACACCATCCCGCAGGCGGGCGAGTACGGGACCCAGACCTGGGGCGACGGCTCGTGGGAGTACAGCGGCCACGCGCCGGTCTGGTCGCTCTTCGCGGCCGACGAAGAGCTCGGATACGTCTACATGCCGACCTCCTCGGCGACCAACGACATGTACGGCGGGCACCGGCCGGGCGACAACCTGTTCTCGCAGTCGATCGTCTGTGTCGACGTCGAGACGGGCGAGCGCGTCTGGCACTACCAGCTCGTGCACCACGGCCTGTGGGACTACGACATCCCGGCCGCACCGATCCTGGCCGACCTCACTGTCGACGGGCGCGACGTCAAGGCCGTGATCCAGATAACGAAGCAGGCGTTCGCCTTCGCGTTCGACCGCGTGACCGGCGAACCGATCTGGCCGATCGAGGAGCGTCCCGTGCCGCAGTCGAACACGCCGGGCGAGGTCACCTCCCCGACGCAGCCGTTTCCGACGAAGCCGCCGGCGTTCGATCGCCAGGGCGCGACCGTCGAGAACCTGATCGACTTCACGCCGGAGCTGCGCGAAGAGGCGCTGGAGATCGTCGAGCGCTACACCATCGGCCCGATGTTCACGCCGCCGTCGGTGCGCGGCGCCGGGCCCAACGACAACCAGGGGACCATCCAGCTTCCCGGTTCGCAGGGCGGCGCGGACGTTCAGGGCGCCGCGTTCGATCCGGAGACGAACTACCTCTACATTCCGTCGATCACCTCGCCGTTCGTCGCCGACATCCTCGAGGGCAACCCCGACCGCACCAATCTGGCCTACATCAAGGGCACGCGGCAGTGGATCGGCGGGCCCCGCGGGCTGCCGCTGTTCAAGCCGCCCTACGGGCGCATCACCGCCTTCGACATGAACACCGGCGAAGAGGTGTGGATGGTGCCGAACGGCCACGGGCCGACCGACCACCCGGCCATCGCCCACCTGAACCTCGGCCGTCTCGGATCCCCGGGCCGCCCGGGGCCGCTGCTGACGAAGACGCTGCTCTTCATCGGCGAGGGGTCGGACGTCGGCATCCGGGCGGGCGGCCGCGTTATGGACGGGATGCCGCTCAACATCGTGACCAACTACGGCGAGCCCTGGTTCCGCGCCTACGACAAGGCGACCGGCGACGTCGTCTGGGAGATGGAGCTCGAGGCGGGGACGACCGGCGTTCCGATGACCTACCTGCACGAGGGCAAGCAGTACATCGTCGTGCCGATCGGGGGCCGCGAGGTGCCCGGCCAGTGGGTCGCGCTCAGCCTGCCCTAG
- a CDS encoding DNA-3-methyladenine glycosylase 2 family protein produces the protein MRPPATRERTRSRAIRSTRRRPPAAGPAGIGSENGQYALRPGAIVRSVLDADVCERARLSRDARFDGRFFIGVVTTGIYCRPVCPVQPPRGANVRFYDSAAAADRAGFRPCLRCRPETAPGTPAWNGSPAMVRRALRLIDDGALDVAGADELSQRLGVSARHLRRLFDRHVGASPVQVASTCRLHRAKRLIDATDLPFTAVAQVAGFGSVRRFNDVLHRVYGRTPRELRRRRRPAPAGLGQLDEALRLRLNYRAPYDATALLEFLAPRAVPGVEVVDIPRRTYRRTFRLAGEKPRNGGRRQSRSERNVAAGIVRVEAGGDGYLDVEIDPPNARVLLDVAGRLRRLFDLDADPLSFGPHLSGAHGLSARMDALPGIRIPGAWDGFELAVRAILGQQVTVKGATTLAGRLVDKLGEALPDHLSGSGLARTFPSPGAVAAFDLRTIGVPAARAAALRALAESVATGTLNLGPAADPDTTRGRLTAIPGVGPWTAEYVAMRALHDPDAFPAGDLGLRKAVSSGAPVNSRELRTMAEAWRPWRAYAAMLLWQDGAAQQPG, from the coding sequence ATGCGACCGCCGGCTACCCGAGAGCGTACGCGAAGCCGCGCCATCCGGTCGACTCGCCGGCGTCCTCCTGCCGCCGGCCCGGCAGGCATCGGGTCCGAAAACGGCCAGTACGCACTGCGTCCCGGCGCTATAGTCCGAAGCGTGCTGGACGCCGACGTCTGCGAGCGCGCCCGCCTGTCGCGCGACGCGCGCTTCGACGGCCGCTTCTTCATCGGCGTCGTGACAACCGGCATCTACTGCCGGCCGGTCTGCCCGGTCCAGCCGCCGAGGGGCGCCAACGTCCGCTTCTACGACTCCGCGGCCGCCGCGGATCGCGCAGGCTTTCGCCCCTGCCTGCGGTGCCGGCCCGAGACGGCGCCGGGCACGCCGGCATGGAACGGATCCCCGGCCATGGTGCGGCGGGCGCTACGCCTGATCGACGACGGGGCCCTCGACGTTGCCGGCGCCGACGAACTGTCCCAGCGACTCGGCGTCAGCGCACGGCATCTGCGCCGACTCTTCGACCGCCACGTCGGCGCGTCGCCGGTACAGGTCGCTTCGACGTGCCGCCTCCACCGGGCAAAGCGGCTGATCGACGCCACCGACCTGCCGTTCACCGCGGTCGCGCAGGTCGCCGGATTCGGAAGCGTCCGCCGCTTCAACGACGTGCTGCACCGGGTATACGGCCGCACGCCGCGCGAGCTGCGCCGTCGACGCCGGCCGGCGCCGGCGGGCCTCGGTCAACTCGATGAAGCGCTGCGCCTGCGCTTGAACTACCGCGCTCCGTACGACGCCACGGCACTGCTGGAGTTTCTGGCGCCGCGCGCGGTGCCCGGCGTGGAGGTCGTCGATATCCCCCGGAGAACCTACCGGCGCACGTTTCGCCTGGCGGGAGAAAAGCCCCGAAACGGCGGGCGGCGCCAATCGCGGTCGGAAAGGAACGTCGCTGCCGGCATCGTGCGCGTCGAGGCGGGTGGCGACGGGTACCTGGATGTGGAGATCGATCCTCCGAACGCCCGCGTGCTGCTGGACGTGGCAGGCCGGCTGCGGCGCCTTTTCGACCTGGACGCCGATCCCCTGTCGTTCGGCCCGCATCTGTCCGGCGCGCACGGCCTGTCCGCCCGGATGGATGCGCTGCCCGGCATTCGCATTCCCGGCGCCTGGGACGGCTTCGAGCTGGCGGTGCGCGCGATCCTGGGCCAGCAGGTAACGGTGAAGGGCGCGACGACGCTGGCCGGAAGGCTGGTCGACAAGCTGGGAGAAGCGCTCCCGGACCACCTGAGCGGATCGGGCCTCGCGCGGACCTTTCCATCGCCGGGCGCGGTCGCAGCATTCGACCTGCGCACCATCGGGGTACCCGCCGCCCGCGCCGCGGCCCTGCGCGCCCTGGCCGAGTCCGTGGCGACCGGCACGCTGAATCTCGGCCCGGCCGCCGACCCGGACACGACTCGCGGACGACTGACCGCCATCCCGGGCGTCGGTCCCTGGACCGCGGAGTACGTCGCCATGCGAGCACTACACGATCCCGACGCTTTCCCCGCCGGCGATCTGGGCCTGCGCAAGGCCGTCTCGAGCGGCGCCCCGGTCAACTCCCGGGAACTCCGGACGATGGCGGAGGCGTGGCGCCCGTGGCGCGCCTATGCCGCCATGCTGCTCTGGCAGGACGGCGCTGCGCAACAACCGGGGTAG
- a CDS encoding PhzF family phenazine biosynthesis protein, with protein MPLPITQVDAFTSEPFKGNPAAVCLLPRPTDASWMQRVAREMNLSETAFLVRRDDGGFDLRWFTPAVEVDLCGHATLASAHVLWEENHLAPDTPAVFHTRSGRLSAVLRGGWIEMDFPAEPDEPAAIPDGLADALGTEPTYVGRNRFDYLVQVDAEATVRRLAPDFRRLREIDARGVIVTARAETDRFDFVSRYFAPHAGIDEDPVTGSTHCCLGPYWQRRLGRNTFTAWQASERGGLVRVRVHDERVALSGQAVTVLRGELLAGHEA; from the coding sequence TTGCCTCTGCCAATCACTCAGGTCGATGCCTTCACCAGCGAGCCGTTCAAGGGCAACCCGGCGGCAGTCTGCTTGCTGCCCCGCCCGACCGACGCTTCCTGGATGCAGCGCGTTGCGCGCGAGATGAACCTGTCGGAGACCGCTTTCCTGGTGCGCCGCGACGATGGCGGATTCGACCTTCGCTGGTTCACGCCGGCAGTCGAGGTCGACCTGTGCGGCCACGCGACCCTGGCGAGCGCCCACGTGCTGTGGGAAGAAAACCACCTTGCCCCGGACACGCCGGCCGTCTTCCACACCCGGTCCGGCCGCTTGTCGGCGGTCCTGCGCGGCGGTTGGATCGAGATGGACTTCCCGGCGGAACCGGACGAGCCGGCGGCCATTCCGGACGGTCTGGCCGATGCTCTCGGGACCGAGCCGACCTACGTCGGGCGCAACCGCTTCGACTACCTCGTCCAGGTCGACGCAGAGGCGACGGTGCGCCGTCTGGCCCCGGACTTCAGGCGCCTCCGGGAGATCGACGCCCGCGGCGTCATCGTGACGGCGCGGGCCGAGACGGACCGCTTCGATTTCGTGTCGCGCTACTTCGCCCCGCACGCCGGCATCGACGAGGATCCAGTGACCGGGTCGACCCACTGTTGCCTGGGCCCCTACTGGCAACGCCGGCTCGGCCGGAATACGTTCACGGCGTGGCAGGCCTCCGAGCGCGGTGGTCTCGTCCGGGTCCGCGTGCACGACGAACGGGTCGCGCTGTCCGGTCAGGCGGTGACCGTCCTGCGCGGCGAGCTGCTGGCCGGACACGAGGCCTGA
- a CDS encoding AAA family ATPase — MVTRLYVDNFRCLVNFELKLDETNILLGPNGSGKTSVLDVLRRIRDLVARGVRTREAFQVGDLSLLQKRSEQRFELDLQIAGSAYRYALCIQPAGDRSGMQLSEEILEHNGRPILVFQEGTLRLYDDDGAQTPSFPVELGGSGVGLVRTSSSTRRLNDFRQVMAGLVIAGPCPPLFRSETTSEDEYLEPLMQNFVAWYRYAAQENMGAIAGLFGALGEALPGFESMDLAESGENTRALKVAFRRPTDERGVDRYGFGQLSDGQRMLIALYCLVFLSTNRRVSLFLDEPDNYLALREVQPWLAEVVGRCGSVLDQAVVASHHPVTIDYMAGAKGRWFYRDGNGPVRVGNEPQTTGDGISLSETVARGWDRE; from the coding sequence ATGGTGACGAGACTCTATGTCGACAATTTCCGGTGCCTGGTCAACTTCGAGTTGAAGCTCGACGAGACGAACATTCTTCTTGGGCCCAACGGTAGCGGGAAGACCTCGGTCCTGGATGTCCTGCGCCGAATCCGGGATCTCGTTGCGCGGGGAGTCAGAACCCGCGAGGCTTTCCAGGTAGGCGACCTCTCTCTGCTACAGAAGCGTAGCGAGCAGCGTTTCGAGCTCGACTTGCAAATCGCCGGGAGCGCCTACCGCTACGCCCTGTGCATCCAGCCTGCCGGCGATCGCAGCGGGATGCAGCTTAGCGAGGAGATACTTGAGCACAACGGCAGACCAATCCTGGTGTTTCAGGAAGGCACCCTGCGACTGTACGACGACGACGGCGCCCAGACACCTTCGTTTCCTGTCGAATTGGGAGGATCCGGCGTCGGCCTCGTGAGGACGAGCTCAAGCACCCGGAGACTGAATGACTTCAGGCAGGTGATGGCAGGTCTTGTCATTGCGGGACCGTGTCCGCCACTCTTCAGGTCCGAGACGACGAGCGAGGACGAGTATCTCGAACCATTGATGCAGAACTTCGTGGCCTGGTACAGATACGCCGCGCAGGAGAACATGGGTGCCATTGCAGGCTTATTTGGCGCGCTTGGCGAGGCACTTCCAGGATTCGAATCCATGGACTTGGCCGAATCGGGAGAGAATACCCGTGCGCTCAAGGTGGCGTTTCGTAGACCGACTGACGAACGCGGGGTGGACCGCTACGGTTTCGGTCAGCTTTCCGACGGTCAACGGATGCTCATCGCGTTGTATTGTCTCGTCTTCTTGTCGACGAACCGCCGCGTGTCACTGTTCCTCGACGAACCGGACAACTATCTCGCCCTTCGAGAGGTTCAACCATGGCTCGCCGAGGTCGTTGGGCGTTGTGGAAGTGTGCTTGATCAGGCAGTGGTAGCCTCTCATCATCCCGTAACGATAGATTACATGGCCGGCGCGAAGGGCAGGTGGTTCTACCGGGACGGGAACGGCCCGGTGCGGGTCGGCAACGAGCCGCAAACAACGGGCGATGGCATCTCGCTGTCGGAGACAGTCGCACGAGGCTGGGACCGAGAGTGA